Proteins from a genomic interval of Dama dama isolate Ldn47 chromosome 1, ASM3311817v1, whole genome shotgun sequence:
- the LOC133054596 gene encoding small integral membrane protein 15-like gives MYDLKTWAEYVVEWAAKDGFLTYGFLTTVILALIPLFLASAVLSWKLAKMIEAREKEQKKQKRQENIAKAKQLKKD, from the coding sequence ATGTATGACTTAAAGACTTGGGCTGAGTATGTTGTGGAATGGGCTGCAAAGGATGGCTTCCTTACATATGGCTTCCTTACAACAGTTATTTTGGCTCTGATTCCATTGTTTCTAGCAAGTGCTGTGCTGTCTTGGAAACTGGCCAAGATGATTGAGGCCAGGGAAAaggagcaaaagaaacaaaaacgtCAAGAAAATATTGCAAAAGCTAAACAACTAAAAAAGGATTGA